atttttttacatacatCTCCTGGTTGATTTAAATAAATCTATTTTATATAAGAAATGTCTGTATACAAAAAAAGACAAACAAATATAAAGAGAGGCAAGTCTGTAAATGCGTTTGTTTGTGACATTTATGTAATaagttacatcccaaatggcacccgttccctatatagtgcactacttttgatcagggtccatagggctctggttaaaagtctagcactatgtagagaatataGTGCCATTTTGGATGGAGAGAATTCTAACGCTACCAATATTAATAAAAACTATTTTCCAGCACTTTTTAATAACGAAATACTGCAAATAGGATATTTTTACAACTCTTTTACAATATACACGACACATTCAACATTGCAACTTTTCAATACAGAATCTCTTTAAAAAGACTTGTCCTCTCATTTGGATCAATGCCCGCGAGTCTGCGTGTGACCAAGTCAATCCTCATGGAACAGGGTCTTCAGTGCGATACATCAGTGTTTCCACGCTTTTGACCTATTCTAAAGCTAGCCCAGCTGATTCAACtcgtcaactaatcatcaagcccttgactaagTGAATCAGGTGTGCTCGTTCAGGGCGACAACAGAATTGTGAATCTtctgggggtccccgaggagaggtgtGAGATCCACTGTGATAGATGACCATGACGGAATCACCTGGGGCCCTGTAAGAGAGGAGGCCCACTGAAACGACCTTTCTCGTCACGTCAGAAACTGCCGTTCCCGTTCCTCTTGCCCTCGGCAGCGAATACAGTTAGTTTTTTAGCTCAACTTCATTTCAATTCAGGAAATCAACTTGAATCCAAATGTATATTTTTCTCAAAGCTTTTCAATGAGGAATCATGGATCTGGAATTTGCTTGTTTACTTCTGAATGTAAGCCATCTCCTGCTGTATTACGGGACTTGACGTAATGAGTGATTTCACACTGTAGCCAGTCAAGAAAATAAGAAAATGCTTCGGTTGATTTGAGTGCcatttaaataaatacacaacATCATTGCACTGGTAACGTAAACTTCTTCCTGGCTAAAATGCAGCATGGAAATAAACAAAACCCCAAAACGGTCATCCCTTCCTCCGATCTGCTCTCCCTCTTCATATTTAGATACCATTTGACCATAATATGGGATCTGTTTCACATATCCAATCTCAATAACCCGTCAGAGGACAACCTATATACTATTTTACCAACACGTAGATCACCAAAGCCTGAATcaattcctcttcctctctatggGCAGATGACACAACAAAACATAACACAGAACATTTGTAAATCTACCTCACAATAATTTCAGACATCCAGCTccttcaaatcaatcaaatcatgTCTCATCATTCTTCATAATGAATATTAATCTCCATATCAATCCTTCTCCATCCTTTCCATACTCACATTCACTTTCCCTCCTTTAACAAGTTATACTGTACTGAAGCGCAGCACTGTAGCTATGACAGTGGTAAAACACGTCTCTTATCACAGTCTTGTTAATCATCTTTGTCCGAAACTGTGTTTTGTACACCCATAAAGAAAAACAATGACATTCACAGTGGTGAAGAAATCGCCGCTCTCTCAACCATACCCTCCATACAAAAATGTGTAACATGAGAAGATGCATTTGGTTTCccctgagctgtgtgccagtggGGAAACTACTGTCAGAGTGCAGAGAGACACTATGCTGAGCTCTTTCCTGAGTCCGCCGTACACAAATGAAATGGAGAGAATGTTACATAGAAAGTCGTAACATCCACAGTTCCGTTTAAATTCTTCTTCTTTCGCGTCTCCTCCTCTGTTAAATGTTTTATGCCCTCTGACAAAATGGTCCAATGGTCTCTCTTTGCACTGGcactgacacccccccccccatctcagaGGTAGAAGCCAGTAGTCTGTGGGTCTGGGAGGGTGGGCAGGGTCTGTAGGGCGCCGGGCTGGGGGTGGAGACTGTCGCTGGCTGTCTGGCCGTTCACATCGGGCAGTAGACAGCTCCTTGTGTGAGCCACGGTGTCGTTGAGGATGCAGCCGCTCTCCATCTAAAACACAGAACAACATTAAAAAATATAATTGGAGCTGTATGCATATGATAggacacaacccccccccccccccccccccaaagacaAACTCTAATCACTACACTGGGCTCTGTTCTGTGGCATGTTGAGGTCTTTGACACCATTCACTTAACCTTTCACTGCAGTGGGCTGAATCAGGGTCAGATAGTCTTGAACAAATCTACTTTCAAACAGAAgtgtacacctcacacacatggttatgagcTTAAACAAGAAGAAGACACCaggtcagatatagagttgaaacgtactacattttgagtttgcatctcaatatgacactttatatacatcacagaagactgaaatataacaaaacctttTGACATAAAAACAGATTTTCGGTGGGTTTTTAGAAATAATGTTTATTATGAAAAATGTGAATAACATTGTACCCATGAGgacactaggtcatttgactgcaggaaagggctccTGCAGGTCAGGTCAGCCAGAGAGCGGAgttgggcacacacacactctggtcaGTGGACAGCAGAGGATGGGTGGAACTAGACAGCAGAGATAGAGTCGCTAACTGTAGCTTGTAGTAGTTGCTAATACACTAGCTAACTACACAAAGTAGCATATCCGCCAAACCAACAGAGTACTGACCCTGGTACACACACTGAGCTCCACTCGCTATACTCCATAGGTGTGAGTATGTACTTTGTGGCTTCCCTGTATGAGGgaatcccctgtgtgtgtgtctgttgtgacAGTTTCTACCATCGGCCTAATTGTAATCCTGCTTAGTGGGCCCTAAATGGATTAGCTAGGCATCATCCATGTAGAAATCCTAATAGGGCCAACTTATATAGGCCCCCCATAGGGGCAGGCCAGCAGGACACTGCGCACCTGCAGCCGGACAAACCCAGCCAGGTTAAGGTAGGCCAAACTCAACTAATCTCTAATGCTACTCAATCCCAAATCACATCAACACCCCTAGCTGGGGGTAAACAGCACCCCCTGTGGTGGGATGTGACACTGCACATGTAGGCACGCACCcatgcgcatacacacacattgcCACACATTCTTCTGCCCCTCTATGTATTAGGTAATGACGATGGGAAAATTGTAGGTCAGGACAGCTCATGCTTGACTGGCCAGCTTGGCTCTATGTTCCTCTGGGGCGTGGTCGCTGACCCTGAAGGAAAACACAGGGAAGGCGGAGTGGGATATGGGGGGCATGAACGGTTGCCGGTCCGGTTAGCAGTCGCTGCCTGGGAGCTATAGCTCTCATTGTGGGACTTCAACCTTGTTCTATTCATTACAGTTCTTCACCAtcggctcttctctctctccctcaacaaaGAGACCAACCAACTATCGTTCGTTACCCTTCATGGATATTGAAACATTAATTCAgcacaacaacaaacaacaaggAGAGGAAGATGGTGTCCAGCATGCAGAATGGACTGTGTGCTGTACTAATGTCCAGTTCATCTTGTCCTGAGGCCTTGTTTTGACCGACTGGGCCCCTGTGTCCCTCCCTGACAAGCCTCCTGTactgtattaaaaatacaaagtTACAAATGCACAGAGGCGGGTCCTAATCTCACCTTCGTCTCCAAATGTACGGAGGCTTGTTGTGCAATTAAAACGGAGCGTCTTCACTTCAGATCAACACGTTAGCAACCGGTACAAACATGTGTGTGTGACACGCACACCGCGCGTGATACACTCTTAAAAGCAACCTCATTCAATACTCAACGGAGCTGGAACCCTACATGACCCGAACACAACATATACAGCAACTGTACAGTACGCGACACCCTGAAGGAGCAGCCATGGACATAGCCGACACTAGTTCACTCCCAGTCAGTGTCCTGATCTGAAGTCATGCTTGACATTATCAGCTTTTGAACAGATTGTAAGGCGGTCCCTGCAGACCAGAGCTGCTTCCGTCACAATCAAACTGCGGTAGGATCAGACCCGGGCATTTAGGTCAAGGCTATGTTGTGCTACCCGCAAGGAAACAGCCCTGGCAGGAGAGGGTATTCCTACTGCAGTCGATGCTCACGTCGACAGAATCCCTTCCAACGGTTGACTTGATCGTGGCGCAATCCTGAAATATCCAACGCCACTCCATGGGAGACCTACGTTCCTCTTCGTTGACAGATTCTCCACTCATCTGTTTCACATCACATGTCTGCTCACGTCGATTTATCTTACATTGAACTGTAAAGCAGCAGCCGAAACAAGCCCGAGGCAAGGGCTTCCCAGTGCTATATTAGTGCCTTCACAGAGAACCATCGCTTTCATGACATCGAAATAGTGCTCCCAATGCTGGGATGTCAACCATTAACAAGACAGTCCCACAAACATACAGTCACAGAAATTCACCAAAAATTACAAAAGAAAAAGGTTTATTATCCATCTATGAGCATCTTGCTTTATTCTTTGACTCTTACCTTGCGGTGAGTGGCATCTTGGGAAGCGGGGCGATTCAAAATGCCGTAGGCGCCCAGAGAAGGCATGGTGTGTTGAGGATGTGACATCCCCAGGATGTAATCTAAGGAGTTCTGTGTGGTGGGGTACTGGCGGTGAAAGTAGGCGGATGGGACCTGTGGAGAATGTTGTTTGTGATGCTCCAGACGGTCTGAGGGGTTAGCAGTCACCCCTCCTTGTCCCTGGTAGTGACTTGTGCCCCCCACCGTACCCCAGTTCATCACCATGCCCACGGTAGTCGAAGCACCCGTACCGTAATCCGTGAGAGTGACCTCACTTCCAGTAGCGCGTGAGAGAGTGTCTGCACACCCGTTGGTGTATGAGACGGTGCAGGCTCCATTAGCGGTCAGTTCCAACTGGTCGTCGTAGCCGTACCTCTGCCAATCGGGATCAGGGTGCAACCCGTTGAGAGCGGCACCGCTGTTGCTACTTGCCTTCTGCTGTTTGAAATGGCACTGAGGCTGAAGCTGGACCTGTAGGTGCTGGTTCTGCTGCTGCCACTGGCTCTGAAGATGGATGATGTTCTGGTGCTGGTGGTGTTTGAGCTGCCCGGACCCTTGAGGCCCCAGCTGGGATGTCTTACCGTTGACCAGGGGGTGAATGCTGTGGCAGTGGTCGTCCAGCCCCGCAAGCAGATGCTCCTGCTGGGGAAGCCAGTGACCATTATCGACCACGGTTAGTGAGTTTGTGTGCTGCAGTGTGTCTGGCTGGCTTGGCGTGGGGACGTCAGTTTGTGTCGGGGGCCAGGGGTATTTTGCCAGAACGGGCTTTACTAAGTTGAGGTGCTGCTGCATCTGCTGGGAGAGCTGCACTATGGGTGGCTGCTTTGGTAGTCTGTGAGGGGGTAACGTGGGTTGGGGGATAGGAGGGTTAGTAGCCTGGGGGTGGAGGGTAGAGATATGCATAGCGGGGGTGGCTTGGTTATAAAGGTTAGGGATAAGGGTAGAATTAAGGATAGGGCCAGGGGGATGGGTTGTGGTTAAGGGTGGTGGTATGGACACGTGACTGTCCCCACCCTGGCCCTCCTCGGTCTTGTTCTCCAGCGAGTCGTGGATGTAGGCAAGGATCTCGTTGTTGGTGAGCAGGTCGTTGAGCGAGGGGATGTAGTCCGGATCCATCTCCACTCTGATCATCCTCTCATCCAGCAGCAGTAGCTCCAGATCCTCTGCGTTCAGACCCAGGTTCTCCAGAGCAGAGAACAGCTCGCTGATAGGaagacatttattttatttgacaaatTCAAAATACATATAGACTTGGGAGTACAGCAATGCATAGATAAACAAAATATTTGAATTAAAAACAGAAGGGCAATAAAATGGAAAGCTTGGGCAAGACTGGCTGTACATTGGGCAGTCCAAAGGGACATTACACTCAATTCAATTTGAAAATActtatatataatattatatacaaTACATACAAATATACAATCACCTGTTAGAGCATGTCTCGTCCCCCTCCAGAGATAGTGAGTCCAGGGTGGCGAGTAGTGGGTCGAAGCTGGATGGAGGCTCCCCGTTGGGGccagtggaggtggtggtggtggtgaccaCGTTGGGCACGGAGCTCCAGCTCTTTACCACACCCCCACCCAGAGGGCCACCGCTATAGCCTCCACTGCTCTGCCCTTCCCCCTCCCCTCGCTCACTAAACAGACTACTGTGGAAGGACATCTTGGGCTCGACGGCTGGTTGGCACACGTACACGGACTCATCCTGCCGCATCAATGCCCCTAGCAGGGAGCTGGGGTCCAGTCCACCGTGATCCTTCGACGAGTTCTTGTCCAGCTTGGCCTTCTTGGACTTGGTCTTGCCTTTAGTCTGGAGTGAGTCGGTGAGGCCGTGGATGGGGTAGCTACTCTGGTAGAGAAGGGCCTCGCCCGTGGCGAAGGTGAAGGGGAGGTGCATGGAACGCTTCCTCAGgtgctctcctccctcctcctccctgggtacgagaggatggagagaaccaATCAGAACACACTCTTTCTGTTCAGGATAAAACTCCAGCAAAGTTAAGGCTTTGAGTCCTTAAAAGTTGGAGGCAGCTTCATTTTAACAGTGtgcagcagtggttcccaaactaggggtcgtGACCCATGTCGGGTTGCCTGATATGAAAATGGGGTTGTGGGAGAATTACCAAAATCccggtaaaaaaaatatataaatatataaatatatatatatatatat
This genomic interval from Oncorhynchus clarkii lewisi isolate Uvic-CL-2024 chromosome 18, UVic_Ocla_1.0, whole genome shotgun sequence contains the following:
- the LOC139373250 gene encoding aryl hydrocarbon receptor-like, with the protein product MYAGRKRRKPVQKGIEVKDQKEKQTAPSEGTKSNPSKRHRDRLNSELDRLASLLPFPEEVTSSLDKLSILRLSVSYLRTKNFFSVALKTHACNGLKANSGNHDNSKTTGLVDGWMPEGELLLQALNGFVLVITAEGVIFYSSHTIQDYLGFHQTDVMHQSVFDLIHTEDQQEFRRNLHWALNPPAVPQQVESPPDGKPVPSSSLVTYNPDQLPPENSSFLERNFVCRFRCLLDNSSGFLALTLQGRLKFLHGQNCHLDDGCNVPPQLALFAIATPLQPPSILEIRTKNMIFRTKHKLDFTPMACDAKGKIVLGYTEAELRVRGSGYQFIHAADMLYCAENHVRMIKTGESGLTVFRLLTKDNRWRWVQANARLVYKNGKPDYIIATQRPLVEEEGGEHLRKRSMHLPFTFATGEALLYQSSYPIHGLTDSLQTKGKTKSKKAKLDKNSSKDHGGLDPSSLLGALMRQDESVYVCQPAVEPKMSFHSSLFSERGEGEGQSSGGYSGGPLGGGVVKSWSSVPNVVTTTTTSTGPNGEPPSSFDPLLATLDSLSLEGDETCSNSELFSALENLGLNAEDLELLLLDERMIRVEMDPDYIPSLNDLLTNNEILAYIHDSLENKTEEGQGGDSHVSIPPPLTTTHPPGPILNSTLIPNLYNQATPAMHISTLHPQATNPPIPQPTLPPHRLPKQPPIVQLSQQMQQHLNLVKPVLAKYPWPPTQTDVPTPSQPDTLQHTNSLTVVDNGHWLPQQEHLLAGLDDHCHSIHPLVNGKTSQLGPQGSGQLKHHQHQNIIHLQSQWQQQNQHLQVQLQPQCHFKQQKASSNSGAALNGLHPDPDWQRYGYDDQLELTANGACTVSYTNGCADTLSRATGSEVTLTDYGTGASTTVGMVMNWGTVGGTSHYQGQGGVTANPSDRLEHHKQHSPQVPSAYFHRQYPTTQNSLDYILGMSHPQHTMPSLGAYGILNRPASQDATHRKMESGCILNDTVAHTRSCLLPDVNGQTASDSLHPQPGALQTLPTLPDPQTTGFYL